Genomic window (Bombyx mori chromosome 9, ASM3026992v2):
ACTCATACTCCAAACGGCGTTTACAAATCGATATTTCTGTTAATCGAGCTTACAGGGATTTAGCATCTCTATCGATGTACCTTCGCGAGTCATACCTAAATATAATTCCGTCGAGATCGAACGGATATTCGAGTATACCGGTTGTAGGCTGTCGGGCTCGCAAGATATCCTGTTCGGTTGGCAAATAATCGTCTTTTTCGATCCTTGCCAGATCGCTTAAATAACTGAAAAATCACACCATGCACCACTAGTAAGCGAAACACAAACGAAAACATGCACGACCCTATTAAATAAACAGTCGACCTCCGAATGAAACATCGAAACAGTCCCCACAACATGCACATAGAAGCGAAGCATGCCATCGATGATGACGTCACGTGTTTTACCGAAATCGTATTTCCTCCAAGTCAAATGGGTACTCTATGATGCCCGTTGTGGGAACTCTCACACGGAGGATATCCTGTTCGGTTGGTAGGTAATTTGGCGCTGCGACGCGGTCGATCTCCTGCAAGTAGCTGAAGAAAAAGTTCTTTTCTCATTATAACGAGCGAAAAGAAGATTGCACAatgtgggaatgagttgctcgctccgggcatttcaaaattgcaataattgttacgttataatagtcattgttttttttttttttatctaatatttaagAGAAGACATGCCCGctaagtttcttgccagttcttctcaggacggaggctagttttttgtgaattggcggtagttctttttgacgttcaacaagtatatactttcatttatgttgaataattttttttttatttgatttcataTGATTTGAAGACAATAAACGAATACATTGCGCCGATAAAACTAACAGAATCAACATAACGTTACCGGTGTTAAAAGACGGAGAGGGCCATTTATAACGTATAAAATCAATCGTATTTGTGTCATTAGATCAGTTTCTTGAACAATCCGGAACGGCGGCTCTGTTTACTAGCGCCATAAAGTGTTAGGCGTGCGATAATGATTTACTGTACACAATCACGTTTAAACAAACATTGCGATTTGCATATTTAATTcatgactattattatactactgGCTACCGTTGGCTAGTTTTATGGGttataaaaggttttttttttttttttttcgcaggtctttgagaattttttaaaGAACATTTGAGTATATGAATAGTACGCCTCGTCTTTTGGGTATGAGGttaaagtctcaattgaatTGGCTAACGATTATACTGTTCTCCATCCATtgacaaatttacaattttacggACATATTATTTGTCGTTGAGGTCGTCGATTCGTGGGGACAAGTGTACTCACTATTTGGCCGAGTCAGTAAGTTGGTATTCTCGCCTGCGATCATAACATTCCTGGATGCCGGAATCGGCCCATAAGCCCTTGATAGCTTCCACGTACGGACTCTCGAACGTTGTCACACTCTCAAAGTCGATCGATGATATCAATTCCGCCTTTTCCTGTAATTCAGATCATTGTACTATATTTAGATATGTCATGTCATGTTAAAAGcgtcattttattaaatacaagcgatactcgcccgcttcgctgggaatttaaaattaacattattatttattgtcattattattagggagtccaacactcatataaatattagcctatccattaagcacatgtattttctacatggataccaagtttcaagtcaatcggatgcatggttcagtatttataacagaacatccgtaaaaaccactgtagatttatatattagtatagataagagaATCCTAAATCGTGTcctgtaattaaattataatatcatattttgtTTCGTTTTGTGTTGCTATGATATTCAAACTGTATTTAATTTACGAATCTAGTATTGTTATCAGTAACTATCACCACAGAACCGATTATGTGTATTAAATAGGTTTATAATTTGGTTTAAATCGAGTGTCGTCTATGAAAACGAATAAAACTTTGTATTTTAGATAACTTAGGTTATCTACATTGCGAAATTTCATcactaatttaaataaagaaaacaaatgaATGTAAAACTGTCAGAATGTTATATTAATCTGTTTGAAATGAATGAGctacataacatttttttttaattgcttagattgatggacgagctcacagaccacctggtgttaagtggttactggagcccatagacgtctacaacgtaaatgcgccacccaccttgagatataagttctaagatctcagtatagttacaacggctgccctactcttcagaccgaaatgcattactgcttcacggcagaaataggcagggcggtggtacctacccgcgcgggctcacaagaggtcctaccaccagtaatgactgAATGAATGAACAATGAATTTCATGAAATCGCAATAAGATGTTCGCGTACGAGAGAGATGGTAAAATGTTCCTGTTAAGTTTAATTATGTCCAACCATCTAAATGATAGTCTTTAAAATACTAGGATATCCCTTGTGAAACAATTATCACAGCAAAATGTAGcttgtaaaataatgtactaataATGAAGAGCTAGAAACATTCTCCTCACTGACTGACCGGTATCATTGCTCGTTTCGAATTTATTATACCTAGTCGAAATGTCGCGTGACGAAGACGTACATTTGTGATTTTACTCATCATTGTTTATACCAAATTAAAACATAAAGACGGTATTTGATTCAAACTTGTACAGGGacctatctatacatatataaaaattaattgctgttcgttagtcgcgctaaaactcgagaacggctggaccgatttggctaattttgatcttgaattatttgtgggagtccagggaaggtttataaggtagataaatatgcaaatgctcggaattaaataaaaataacaattttgtttttcctttgatgagtccgccgtcggacgaattccttttgtttgttttaagtttattttatactaaagtttaagtcttttttaTCGATTGAATACAACGGTTCTTATTGTTTCATTCCATTGTTTTaagcaaatatatttattgtaaaaaaatacacatttgtACTATTTAGATACATAATATTGGACAATATAGGCGCGACGACGTTTTTATAGCTCTTCTGTAAAGTTGAGACGTAACACCTATAAAGGATTCGTCAGAaatcaacaacaaacaaaacaagTACCTACCCACATTTTACATGAATGCGAACCGGTCAGTCGCCGCCTTTAGAATTTACTTACAACCAGAAAATATACGTCAGTTAATACCATAAGCCCTCTTTTGTGTCATTGGAagaataacaacgttattttttactttttacctTATATTATGCTATATGGGCTTTTATTCGCTAAATTCTCAGTATCTTAGCCATTAATATACTTACTACATTGGACGGGTTCCCATATTGTATTGTTAGTAGGTCCATGGCGCGTATCATACTCTGCATCGCCATGAAGATGTTCTGGTAAACGAGTTTGATGAAGCCGCGCTTGTCTTCGTCGCTATAACCCGAGCCGTGGATGATTCTCATCTGCTTGATGAAAGTAGATTTGCCCGACTCTCCAGTTCCTGTTGTTAACAAACACTCAGGTAACTGATTGCGTATCTCGACGTGTCACACTTAGATAAAAATATCTGTCATCGTTGTTTGAAATTTGTAAGCATGTGTCCGATTATTCTCTACTTTTCATTGCTTTTATAAAGTTACTAGCCGTActggcccgcttcgctgggcatttaaaattgacattattatttattgtcattattattagggagtccaacactcatataaattttagcctatccattaagaacatgtattttctacatggataccaagtttcaaatcaatcggatgcatggttcagtgtttataacagaacatccgtaataatcactgtagatttatatattagttataGATATGTCGTTGTCAACAGCAAATGCATTTTTGGCGTATGGACTAAGGAAATAAATATGGAAACTAGAATCGTAATATTGGGTGTGTAAAATCGCAGAAACCATGTACTAAAAATGTATCATGTATCACCTCAgagtttaaataatgttttagaaAAATGTACGATGGATTTTTATCATCTTTTATATTTCGAGAAATTAATGTCTCCGTCTTTACTTCATTACTATCATAACGCGAAAATTACGTTTTGTGGGAATAAACAATTTCACCGGTTCCATACATTCAAGTACTGGACCTCTTACGGCTATATTGTTAGAACAAAATTATTCAGAGCATGACTTGACATGCCGACACCTGAACATGAACACATTTTAGAATAAATGGCAATTAAACGGGGTAAACTTGTTTTGCTCTTCTATATAAATCaagtaatttcaatttatttcctgTTATCACAATTCTAATGTTAATATGATGTAATATAAAATGTGTGAACATTTTGAATTATTGAATGTCACAAAAATGTGTATAATCTGACTTTATTACTTTTCAGAGAATTAAAATTCTAGCTAGAAATAATGTATGTTTGAATCTACAAGAactaacatatatatatatatatatttactaaattaatatattaaattgatGATTGATTAGGATAAATGCTAGAATACTAAGATAGCACATCAATTTAAGTATTTTCTATGTAACTTCCCCAAAagatttcaaatatattttaataataaatattaacaaaaacactaTCTGGGATGATGAGGTAGATTACTGGCAGGAAAGGCAGGAAGATAAAGAACAACTTCTGTGCATTTAGGATGACCTCTTTCACTGTGAACTCATtattggcattttttttttgttgtatagaAGGGtgcacaagctcacagcccatctggtgataagtggttaccgcagcccatagacatctataacgtaaattccgcagcccatcttgagacacgagttgtaaggtctcagtacagttagaacggctgccccactcttcaaatggaaacgaattactgtttcagggcagaaatagccaggacAGTAGTAGCTTTcccatgcagactcacaagacgtcctaccaccaataatctGACTTTTATAGTTTCGAACGCTTGTACGGAGCACATGACCCTTCCCACAGGTTGTAAAGAAATTCTACATGTTCATCCCTCACTCATACTTTTACTGTGATTAAATCAATTACATACctaatttattgtaatatgctgttttgttttataattatgtGCCCCATCCCATGTCTTTATTTTGAGAAATAGTCACCCATAGTATAATTGGGTCGCTGATCCTCTTGACTCGTGATTTGCAATTGACATTGAATGTAACTAACTATAAGACTCATTTtactgttgtttttattttattaatgtgaatatttcagttgtatacttaatattatagatttaaatattgtttgcaaaAATATACAGTGttcgaaatattcaaaattagCAATAAAATGTTTGGGTTAATTTCGAATATTTGTAAGATTACAAATAACACTTTTAATTCAGAAATTGACATTTCAATTTAGAGAAGAAATTGTTTATTATCtgttatgttatttaaaaacatttagaaAGATAGAACAAAGCTATATTGAAAGAGTGAATACCTCATGAGTCATGCTTCACTTGGCAAAAATTTGAGGAAATCAATCTTACTCGTAAAATATTTGTGAGGTTTACAGGAATGAGATACATCCTAACAGGTGcctatttataagtttaaatttataaatgttcTGATATGTAACTTAGACTTACAATACATTTATTACTATTTCTTAAACTCAAGTCACATAAGAAGCAAAAAATTATATCTTACCAACTATTTAGTTTCATCAGTCGTCACTAAGCATTAACattctaatatttattaacatttattgaaatatcaataaattcCACAGTTCTGAgaagtaataatttaatgtgtTCTTATGGaaaagttataaataataagtaatgagAGGCAAATAGTTCAGTTATCTAAAAAAACCCATAAATAGGCTTCATCACTATACCATAAGAACCACACCGATACTTACATATTGGTTTTAATATATAAGTTTATAGACATTATAGGTTTgaatatgtatgtttatatatatagacattACAATTGTACTTGTGGTACCTATTTTCTGCTTTTAGgaaaaaagttattaattttttgtgtGGTAAAATACAACTTTTCTAAAGACATTTAACTTCTCTTATGGGATTTTCTAGTTTTCCACCAATTTATTACTAAGTAAagcacaaataataatattaacatgaaCTAtatcaatttttcatttttcaaattttaaagaatttagtatttttattatttgcatGTTTTACAAGCTCTATTTAATAGATTTTGATAGATAGtatttgattaatattaaaaatttttttagaaaattataaaactttctATATATATTTGCAGACATATTTTGAACTTATTAGGTACTATTAGTTCAGTGTCAACTTTATCATTTTACTTATGGAAAACAAAACtgaaaattctaattttgattttaatgaataataaatataatataggaatttatattaacataatattggatttatttatttataaatttaaatgtagattAATCAACAGTCACAATGAAGGTTTGATATGATTTTCAACTTTTTATACACTGGCGGCTGGGCATGATCTAAGACCCAAGAGTTGGTTATAATGTCCCACCAATATCTGTTTCAAAGCAATTATGAGGATAGCCAATAACTCAAATATAATTCAGATTTGAAGTTCctgcctcaaggtgggtaagTTAGTATTTTTTAGAGGAAGTGAGGGTTTGTTATAAAATCTGCATAGGGGCCTGAGAACTGGACCATTAAATCATATActctaatgaaaaaaataaacttttttaaactctttaatttagtttttaataagcattattttcatgaaatttaaTTTGTCACTTGACATTCTTCTACTACACTAGGCATTCTTTATTCTAGTACTACAACATAATATAGTATAATCAAGGTTAGGTTAGATtggttataaaacaaaaatcttatattattacataattgagattattaattgtttgttgcatcaaattattattttgaatattttacttgTATGCAACACTTTGCCAGGTTTCTATTCctttaatgtaatttaagaGTATGCAGTTACTTTGACACAGAGTAAATACAGATTtgatactttaaataaaacgaaaaaagtAATGCTATAGTTAGTGGATGTACTCACCAAGTAGGAGCAGTTTGAGTTCTCTTCTGGCATCTCGTTTGTCCTTTCTGAGTTGCCTCTCTATTTCTTGATTGATCCTTTTTTGTTCCTTTGCTTCTTCTGACATGCAGCACTCCATGATTTTTCAGAGCGGAGGGCCGCAATCTGTCCTCTCGCGCGGAGCCCTGTCCTTTCGGCAGGCCTTTCAACCGAGGCACACCACTCCTAGAAATTACATTTATACATTACACTTCTAAGCACACGCTAAATCACAGCACTTATAGATCACATCACAATGACATACCAACGCGACGACGCGCGAACCATCCGAACTAAAAACTATCAAATACTAAAACCGACAATCCGGTCACTGGGTGTGGTGACTTATGAT
Coding sequences:
- the Gq gene encoding G protein alpha q isoform X3 — translated: MECCMSEEAKEQKRINQEIERQLRKDKRDARRELKLLLLGTGESGKSTFIKQMRIIHGSGYSDEDKRGFIKLVYQNIFMAMQSMIRAMDLLTIQYGNPSNVEKAELISSIDFESVTTFESPYVEAIKGLWADSGIQECYDRRREYQLTDSAKYYLQEIDRVAAPNYLPTEQDILRVRVPTTGIIEYPFDLEEIRFRYLSDLARIEKDDYLPTEQDILRARQPTTGILEYPFDLDGIIFRMVDVGGQRSERRKWIHCFENVTSIIFLVALSEYDQILFESENENRMEESKALFKTIITYPWFQHSSVILFLNKKDLLEEKIMYSHLVDYFPEYDGPQRDANAAREFILRMFVDLNPDAEKIIYSHFTCATDTENIKLVFCAVKDTIMQSALKEFNLA
- the Gq gene encoding G protein alpha q isoform 1 (isoform 1 is encoded by transcript variant 1), yielding MECCMSEEAKEQKRINQEIERQLRKDKRDARRELKLLLLGTGESGKSTFIKQMRIIHGSGYSDEDKRGFIKLVYQNIFMAMQSMIRAMDLLTIQYGNPSNVEKAELISSIDFESVTTFESPYVEAIKGLWADSGIQECYDRRREYQLTDSAKYYLQEIDRVAAPNYLPTEQDILRVRVPTTGIIEYPFDLEEIRFRMVDVGGQRSERRKWIHCFENVTSIIFLVALSEYDQILFESENENRMEESKALFKTIITYPWFQHSSVILFLNKKDLLEEKIMYSHLVDYFPEYDGPQRDANAAREFILRMFVDLNPDAEKIIYSHFTCATDTENIRFVFAAVKDTILQSNLKEYNLV
- the Gq gene encoding G protein alpha q isoform 2 (isoform 2 is encoded by transcript variant 2); its protein translation is MECCMSEEAKEQKRINQEIERQLRKDKRDARRELKLLLLGTGESGKSTFIKQMRIIHGSGYSDEDKRGFIKLVYQNIFMAMQSMIRAMDLLTIQYGNPSNVEKAELISSIDFESVTTFESPYVEAIKGLWADSGIQECYDRRREYQLTDSAKYYLSDLARIEKDDYLPTEQDILRARQPTTGILEYPFDLDGIIFRMVDVGGQRSERRKWIHCFENVTSIIFLVALSEYDQILFESENENRMEESKALFKTIITYPWFQHSSVILFLNKKDLLEEKIMYSHLVDYFPEYDGPKCDPIPAREYILQKYLKENPDPDRSCYSHFTTATDTENIKLVFCAVKDTIMQSALKEFNLA
- the Gq gene encoding G protein alpha q isoform X2, yielding MECCMSEEAKEQKRINQEIERQLRKDKRDARRELKLLLLGTGESGKSTFIKQMRIIHGSGYSDEDKRGFIKLVYQNIFMAMQSMIRAMDLLTIQYGNPSNVEKAELISSIDFESVTTFESPYVEAIKGLWADSGIQECYDRRREYQLTDSAKYYLSDLARIEKDDYLPTEQDILRARQPTTGILEYPFDLDGIIFRMVDVGGQRSERRKWIHCFENVTSIIFLVALSEYDQILFESENENRMEESKALFKTIITYPWFQHSSVILFLNKKDLLEEKIMYSHLVDYFPEYDGPQRDANAAREFILRMFVDLNPDAEKIIYSHFTCATDTENIRFVFAAVKDTILQSNLKEYNLV